In one Candidatus Hepatincola sp. Av genomic region, the following are encoded:
- the lpxC gene encoding UDP-3-O-acyl-N-acetylglucosamine deacetylase, whose product MQQLTLKKSVKIQGIGLHSGKAVTMVLHPAPINNGIIFKRIDLKNSKNLSQNIVLAKYNYVKETTLSSTLVNDYGVQVGTVEHFISALAYLRIDNLLIEIDAPEVPILDGSAQIFIKEILHVGLATQDAPKKILRILKPVEVVTEKWQVKIIPHDQSIFSLDINFNDNIIQQQTYTHNLDLDDYEKDIAPARTFCYLKDVEYLQSKGLALGGSLENAIVIDNDKVLNPEGLRFNNEFAKHKVLDAIGDLYLGGYTIKGHFFGVKSGHKANNLLLRAIFNNSSNYKIEDDLSYYRIPYFYTTENILNKY is encoded by the coding sequence ATGCAACAATTAACATTAAAGAAATCAGTTAAAATACAAGGCATAGGCTTACATAGTGGTAAAGCTGTAACTATGGTGCTTCATCCTGCACCTATTAATAATGGGATCATCTTTAAAAGGATAGATCTTAAAAACAGTAAAAACCTTAGCCAAAATATAGTGTTAGCTAAGTATAATTATGTTAAAGAAACTACTTTATCATCTACTTTAGTGAATGATTATGGCGTGCAAGTAGGTACAGTAGAACACTTTATTTCTGCCTTAGCTTACTTACGGATTGATAATTTATTAATAGAAATAGATGCTCCTGAGGTACCTATTTTAGATGGTAGTGCCCAAATTTTTATCAAAGAAATTTTACATGTTGGTTTAGCTACTCAAGATGCTCCTAAAAAAATATTAAGAATTTTAAAACCGGTAGAGGTAGTTACTGAAAAGTGGCAAGTGAAAATTATTCCACACGATCAATCCATTTTTTCTTTAGATATTAACTTTAACGATAACATTATTCAGCAACAAACTTACACTCATAACCTAGATCTTGATGATTACGAAAAAGATATTGCTCCAGCTAGAACTTTTTGTTATTTAAAAGATGTAGAATATTTACAATCTAAAGGTTTAGCCTTAGGTGGTTCTTTAGAAAATGCTATTGTAATAGATAACGATAAAGTTCTTAACCCTGAAGGTTTAAGGTTTAATAATGAATTTGCTAAGCATAAAGTATTAGATGCTATTGGTGATTTATACTTAGGTGGTTATACTATTAAAGGGCATTTCTTTGGTGTTAAATCTGGGCATAAGGCTAATAATTTATTATTACGAGCTATTTTTAATAATTCTAGTAATTATAAAATTGAAGATGATTTATCTTATTATCGTATTCCCTATTTTTATACTACCGAAAATATTCTTAATAAGTATTAA
- the recN gene encoding DNA repair protein RecN — MLTELHINNVLLIKKLSLSFSNGFSVFTGETGAGKSILLDSLALALGERANFSLIRQGTEQGIITAVFNNEHELITNFLESQNLPVEESIIIRRVLHIDGKSRAFINDVPVSVALLRKLGEKLLDIHGQFDNYRLINSAYHQDILDSFLPTKEILNNVAKAYENYLVARGLFESTKEEVSRLVAEKDYIEYSLNELLELKPYENEEQELALKRVVLNNSQRLEDIFSDIRKELVGSTILKKLHKVLKQVDNAKKILGDTPAIEEFLNSVDATYTQLSNTIETFEDLASSLDFSKEELHALEERLIELRTIAKKHNTTSNHLTKLIDEFQEKLHSMDISDKQLLALQEDEKEKYDIYLNYARKLTALRQETAIKVASKVNKELEFLKLPHGEFKVVVLPDSYSKKGQDKVIFQVKTNKGSNFGDLNKIASGGEMARFMLALKMVLAEVDVISTLILDEIDIGVGGDVADAIGVRLANLANNIQTIVVTHSHQVASKGRNHYLVAKNIYNDDTITTVQLLNYQERVQEIARMLSGSIISQEALATATNLLENK, encoded by the coding sequence ATGTTAACTGAATTACATATCAATAACGTTTTATTAATAAAAAAACTTTCTTTATCTTTTAGCAATGGCTTTAGTGTTTTTACTGGAGAAACTGGGGCTGGTAAAAGTATTTTACTAGATTCTTTAGCTTTAGCTTTAGGCGAGAGGGCAAATTTTTCTTTAATTCGTCAAGGAACCGAGCAAGGAATTATTACTGCTGTTTTTAATAATGAACATGAATTGATTACAAATTTCCTTGAATCACAAAATTTGCCAGTTGAAGAAAGTATTATTATTCGTAGGGTATTACACATAGATGGTAAGTCTAGGGCTTTTATTAACGATGTACCTGTTAGTGTGGCTCTTTTAAGGAAGCTAGGGGAAAAACTTTTAGATATTCATGGGCAGTTTGATAATTACCGCCTTATAAATTCTGCTTACCACCAAGATATTTTAGATAGTTTTTTACCTACCAAAGAAATTTTAAATAATGTTGCAAAGGCTTATGAGAATTATTTAGTAGCTAGGGGTTTATTTGAGTCTACCAAAGAAGAAGTTTCTCGTTTAGTTGCTGAAAAAGATTATATAGAATATTCATTAAATGAGCTATTGGAATTGAAACCTTATGAAAATGAAGAACAAGAGTTAGCTTTAAAAAGAGTTGTATTAAATAATTCCCAAAGGTTGGAAGACATTTTTTCTGATATTCGCAAAGAATTGGTAGGTAGTACTATTTTAAAAAAATTACATAAAGTACTAAAACAAGTAGATAACGCTAAAAAAATCTTAGGTGATACTCCAGCAATAGAAGAGTTTCTTAATAGTGTTGATGCTACCTATACTCAGCTATCTAATACCATAGAAACTTTTGAAGATTTAGCAAGTTCATTAGATTTTTCTAAAGAAGAATTACATGCTTTAGAAGAACGTTTAATAGAATTAAGAACTATTGCTAAAAAACATAATACTACTAGTAATCATTTAACAAAATTAATAGATGAATTCCAAGAAAAACTGCACTCCATGGATATTAGTGATAAGCAACTATTAGCTTTACAAGAAGATGAAAAAGAAAAGTATGATATATATCTTAATTATGCTAGGAAACTAACAGCATTAAGGCAAGAAACAGCAATTAAAGTTGCCAGTAAAGTTAATAAGGAATTAGAGTTTTTAAAGTTACCTCATGGGGAATTTAAAGTTGTAGTATTACCCGATAGTTATTCTAAAAAAGGGCAAGATAAAGTTATTTTTCAAGTAAAAACTAATAAAGGTAGTAATTTTGGCGACCTAAACAAAATTGCCTCAGGTGGAGAAATGGCTAGGTTCATGCTTGCTTTAAAAATGGTATTAGCAGAAGTTGATGTTATATCTACCTTAATTCTTGATGAAATAGATATAGGAGTAGGTGGCGATGTAGCAGATGCTATAGGCGTTCGCTTAGCTAACTTAGCTAATAATATTCAAACTATTGTGGTAACCCATTCGCATCAAGTAGCATCAAAGGGAAGGAACCATTATTTAGTAGCTAAAAATATCTATAATGATGATACAATAACTACAGTACAACTTTTAAATTATCAAGAAAGGGTACAAGAAATTGCTAGAATGCTTTCCGGTAGTATTATAAGCCAAGAAGCTCTAGCCACAGCTACTAATTTATTAGAAAATAAATAA
- the bamD gene encoding Outer membrane protein assembly factor BamD, producing MRKLKSFLLLCFISLTLWSCDSYNKEVGLTLEYMYANALAELKDGDLTKAEESLQKIVSQYPYKDEAIEAQVLLIWAYYIDNDFIEAEVTIDAFLKYYVYNEYTDWVYYMKALVDYEQMENATRDQSYTKKALDEFYDIIKQHPGSVYAQDGIFKVQIIKYNLAYRSMQIGKYYLKNKNYYAAIPRYQEIITLYQDTAFTQEAMYRLVYIWLVLGEDEEAFRVASVLGYNYSDSKWYTKSLKLLKKYSKKQIKELPSARIVK from the coding sequence ATGAGAAAACTCAAGTCATTCTTATTATTATGTTTTATTTCCCTTACTTTATGGTCTTGTGATTCCTATAATAAGGAGGTTGGTTTAACCTTAGAATATATGTATGCTAATGCTTTAGCCGAGTTAAAAGATGGCGACCTAACTAAAGCAGAAGAATCTTTACAGAAAATTGTTAGCCAATACCCTTATAAAGATGAAGCTATTGAAGCTCAAGTTTTATTAATTTGGGCATACTACATAGATAACGACTTTATAGAAGCTGAAGTTACTATAGATGCTTTTTTAAAATACTATGTTTATAATGAATATACCGATTGGGTTTATTATATGAAAGCCTTAGTTGACTACGAACAAATGGAAAATGCAACGAGGGATCAATCCTATACTAAAAAAGCCTTAGATGAATTTTATGATATTATAAAACAACATCCTGGTTCAGTTTATGCTCAAGATGGTATCTTTAAGGTTCAAATTATTAAATATAATTTAGCTTACCGCTCTATGCAAATTGGTAAATACTATTTAAAAAATAAAAACTACTATGCGGCTATTCCAAGGTATCAGGAGATTATAACTTTATACCAAGATACAGCTTTTACTCAAGAGGCTATGTACCGTTTAGTATATATATGGTTAGTATTAGGAGAGGATGAAGAAGCCTTTAGGGTAGCTTCAGTGTTAGGTTATAATTATTCAGATAGTAAGTGGTATACTAAATCTTTAAAACTTTTAAAAAAGTATTCCAAGAAACAAATTAAAGAATTACCATCCGCTAGAATTGTAAAGTAA
- the ligA gene encoding DNA ligase, translating into MPKSLSLQEIQKLQEIAVADYLSEEQAKFIAKELEKFKDEYYNKDNSIVADELYDALEKKLVTYLNQQKKLNKNSTKPVLDLVLQNETMQPKVGAMVSAKTAKIPHSIPMLSLDNAFTSEDVIDFDNRIKKFLYPTGRFNQSHINKHKEETLKSSSTLLEEDDLFQDSLHQSLVIENKELAQANLLTNNKELQNNKDIPDITYHVELKIDGLSLAILYEKGHFVKAITRGNGLIGEDVSLNAQSVKNLPLQLKEGYPEFLEVRGEVFISKKNFQLLNKQQIENNEKIFATARNAASGSLRLLDNTESKNRYLEFMPWGLGEVSSNSTNKFSSLVNIFQQLQNMGFTISPYNKLCIGVEPLLEYYHYLASIRQELPFEVDGVVYKVNDTALQERLGVLIKAPRWAIAHKFVAEKVVTCIKNITIQIGRTGVLTPVAELEPIGIGGVLIARVTLHNMDEIKRKDIQIGDYVEVYRAGDVIPKITKVLLDKRTQTTKFTMPKTCPFCGSLVEHVEGEVAIRCSADMFFCKGRRLESFKHFTSKNAMNIEGLSEQTLKFLLDNNYIQEFADIYILQQYQSELIKIKGFGELSITNLLNSIENSKQVNLANLIFALGIPQIGLKNATMLARQYKNIENFINTFQELNQNEELVSQINMQFFGESIITSIYEYVKDAKQQAVLQHLLPHLHVINHTSKMVSNGLFSEKKVLFSGTLRTMSRLEAQALAEKHGAYIVSSVSKNLDYLIVGEKAGSKMKKAQELGITILNEEEFLELIAKTDNLDAENKE; encoded by the coding sequence ATGCCTAAGTCTTTATCTTTGCAAGAAATTCAAAAATTACAAGAAATAGCTGTTGCTGATTATCTATCGGAAGAGCAAGCAAAATTCATTGCTAAGGAATTAGAAAAGTTTAAAGATGAATACTATAATAAAGATAACTCTATAGTTGCTGATGAACTTTATGATGCCCTAGAGAAAAAACTAGTTACTTACTTAAACCAACAGAAAAAATTAAATAAAAATTCCACTAAACCTGTTTTAGATTTGGTTTTACAAAATGAAACTATGCAGCCAAAAGTAGGAGCTATGGTAAGTGCTAAAACGGCTAAAATCCCTCATTCTATCCCTATGCTTTCTTTAGATAATGCTTTTACCTCTGAAGATGTAATAGACTTTGATAACCGCATTAAAAAATTTTTATATCCTACAGGGCGTTTTAATCAAAGCCATATAAATAAGCACAAAGAAGAAACTCTAAAATCTAGCAGTACTTTATTAGAGGAAGATGATTTATTTCAAGATAGTTTGCACCAAAGTTTAGTGATTGAAAATAAAGAATTAGCTCAGGCTAATTTGCTTACTAATAATAAAGAATTACAAAATAATAAAGATATACCAGATATTACTTACCATGTGGAATTAAAAATAGATGGTTTATCGTTAGCTATTTTATATGAAAAAGGACATTTTGTAAAAGCAATAACTCGTGGTAATGGCTTAATAGGTGAAGATGTTAGTTTGAATGCTCAATCTGTTAAAAATCTTCCTTTACAATTAAAAGAAGGTTATCCAGAATTTTTGGAAGTACGAGGTGAAGTATTTATTAGCAAAAAAAACTTTCAACTTCTTAATAAACAACAAATTGAAAATAATGAAAAAATTTTTGCTACAGCTAGAAATGCTGCCTCTGGCTCCTTACGTTTATTAGATAATACTGAAAGTAAAAATCGTTACCTAGAGTTTATGCCATGGGGGCTAGGTGAAGTAAGTTCTAATAGTACTAATAAATTTAGTTCTTTAGTTAATATTTTTCAGCAACTACAAAACATGGGATTTACAATTAGTCCCTATAATAAATTATGTATTGGAGTAGAACCATTATTAGAGTATTACCATTATTTAGCTAGTATTCGCCAAGAGTTACCTTTTGAAGTAGATGGCGTTGTTTATAAAGTTAATGATACAGCTTTGCAAGAAAGGTTAGGGGTTTTAATTAAGGCTCCCCGTTGGGCTATTGCCCATAAGTTTGTAGCAGAAAAAGTTGTTACATGTATAAAAAATATTACTATCCAAATTGGACGGACAGGCGTTTTAACTCCGGTAGCTGAATTGGAGCCTATTGGTATTGGTGGTGTGCTGATTGCTAGAGTTACTTTGCATAATATGGACGAAATTAAACGAAAAGACATTCAAATAGGTGATTATGTAGAAGTGTACCGAGCCGGTGATGTTATTCCCAAAATTACTAAAGTACTTTTGGATAAGCGGACGCAAACTACTAAATTTACCATGCCAAAGACTTGTCCTTTTTGTGGTTCACTGGTGGAACATGTAGAAGGTGAAGTTGCTATTCGCTGTTCGGCTGATATGTTTTTTTGTAAGGGGCGTCGCCTTGAATCCTTTAAGCATTTTACCTCAAAAAATGCTATGAATATTGAAGGGCTTTCAGAGCAAACCCTAAAATTCTTACTAGATAATAACTACATTCAAGAGTTTGCAGATATTTATATATTACAACAATATCAAAGTGAATTAATAAAAATTAAAGGTTTTGGGGAGTTATCTATTACTAATTTATTGAATTCTATAGAGAATTCTAAACAGGTTAATTTAGCAAATTTAATTTTTGCTTTAGGAATCCCACAAATAGGTTTGAAAAATGCCACAATGTTAGCAAGGCAATATAAAAATATAGAAAATTTTATTAATACTTTTCAGGAATTGAATCAAAATGAAGAATTAGTAAGCCAAATTAATATGCAGTTCTTTGGTGAAAGTATTATTACTTCTATTTATGAATATGTAAAGGATGCTAAACAACAGGCAGTATTGCAACATTTATTACCACACTTACATGTTATAAACCATACTAGCAAAATGGTAAGTAATGGTTTGTTTTCAGAGAAGAAGGTTCTATTTAGTGGAACTTTACGAACAATGAGCCGTTTAGAAGCCCAAGCCTTAGCGGAAAAGCATGGAGCCTATATTGTGAGTAGTGTTTCTAAAAACTTAGATTACTTAATTGTGGGAGAGAAAGCTGGTTCTAAGATGAAAAAAGCTCAAGAACTAGGTATTACCATTTTAAATGAAGAAGAGTTTTTAGAGTTAATAGCTAAGACTGACAATCTTGATGCTGAAAATAAAGAATAG
- the rlmD gene encoding RNA methyltransferase (23S rRNA (uracil(1939)-C(5))-methyltransferase RlmD), with amino-acid sequence MNKDLIIQNIDKDLDGIIKINGQTIKVPFSTLGDVVHITSLNTKNKIPIANMQLIKASTDRQLPICKYYGRCGGCKGQHFQTKDYLNYKVQNIKNIFSFYKFPFPEFINMEIFHHMESSKGRRRIVLGVMKNKIGFKEYHSHNIIPIDFCPIATDAINTVIALLQKYISNHNAILQINEIIISDIQGEINLHLKSSTKAELTQLQVLQPLFNTEVMQQIFWEYKKELTPIIIKKELQLVYGNYTVPFISGGFMQAEEFGEKILIKLISQALQDQTKVLDLFCGFGAYALSLAGKLKVHGVDYNAYPLKILGQQPNVTTEVRNLFANPYCEKELKQFSAVIINPPRIGARAQVNEIASVKGSKIKDVIMVYCDVSSAVRDLKILKQSQVNNFQIIRMAMIEQFIFSKHVELFIHLQKS; translated from the coding sequence ATGAATAAAGATTTAATAATACAGAATATAGATAAAGACCTAGATGGCATTATTAAAATTAATGGACAAACTATTAAAGTACCTTTTAGTACTCTAGGTGATGTAGTACATATTACAAGCCTAAATACTAAAAATAAAATTCCCATAGCTAATATGCAGCTAATAAAAGCTTCCACTGATAGGCAGTTACCAATTTGTAAGTATTATGGTAGGTGTGGAGGTTGTAAAGGGCAACATTTTCAAACTAAGGATTATTTAAACTACAAAGTGCAAAATATAAAGAATATTTTTAGCTTTTATAAGTTTCCTTTTCCTGAATTTATTAATATGGAAATCTTTCACCATATGGAATCTTCTAAAGGTAGAAGAAGGATTGTTTTAGGAGTAATGAAAAATAAAATAGGCTTTAAGGAGTATCATAGCCACAATATTATTCCCATTGATTTTTGCCCTATTGCTACAGATGCTATTAATACAGTAATAGCTTTATTACAAAAATATATAAGTAACCACAATGCTATTTTACAGATAAATGAAATTATTATAAGTGATATTCAAGGGGAAATTAACTTACATTTAAAATCTAGTACTAAGGCAGAATTAACACAATTACAAGTTTTACAACCATTATTTAATACTGAAGTAATGCAACAAATCTTCTGGGAGTATAAAAAAGAATTAACCCCAATAATTATTAAGAAAGAACTGCAACTAGTTTATGGTAATTATACTGTGCCTTTTATTAGTGGGGGATTTATGCAAGCTGAAGAATTTGGAGAAAAAATTCTAATTAAGTTAATATCACAAGCCTTGCAAGATCAAACCAAAGTTTTAGATTTATTTTGTGGTTTTGGTGCTTATGCTTTAAGTTTAGCGGGAAAACTAAAAGTACATGGAGTTGATTATAACGCTTATCCTTTAAAAATCTTAGGGCAGCAACCAAATGTTACAACTGAAGTACGTAATTTATTTGCTAACCCTTATTGTGAAAAGGAATTAAAACAATTTTCAGCTGTTATTATTAACCCTCCTCGTATAGGAGCTAGAGCACAGGTTAATGAAATTGCTTCAGTTAAAGGTAGTAAGATTAAAGATGTTATAATGGTTTACTGTGATGTATCTAGTGCCGTGCGTGATTTAAAAATTTTAAAGCAATCTCAAGTTAATAATTTTCAAATAATTAGAATGGCAATGATTGAACAATTTATTTTTTCTAAACATGTGGAGCTTTTTATCCATTTACAAAAAAGTTAA
- a CDS encoding acyltransferase, with translation MHESKDYHHIQILRALAVFVVIIFHLNKDLLPNGYLGVDIFFVISGFVITNSIINSYNKGTFTFLSFYTNRVKRLFPALFVMIVITCIFAFSMFTSVEYHYLQETHFRYVPLQISNFAFAFYTKSYWDTGDKSIYLHTWSLGVEEQIYLVFPFILLGAYLIYKKEAKMMNFFLILLSLISIYFFITLNQQLAFYMPYTRAWEFLAGTIVFFIFQLIKNKPQHSTSLLILFSILLIIFLYYGFNFDKHILSQSPHLSRLNSHLNKINFHQFLLCFFAVLLSGLVILYGLYKPIKINYFTNFFIHLGDLSYSLYLWHFPIIIFYKKLYLTITGNNINCIDYVIILIITYVFACLSYYLIENPFRRVKSNTMLQQVTILLISIITMVTLATFMHISSKFIRPYYDAKMEGVILQNAYNSISNKKARLKKHDFGFKRSVLYIGDSHGVEKNETMLKWAKKNHVNIYVATSAAVCYYFAFTNPIVNDECFNTKQFIHKTLLTDSTINTIILSYQGEDERVQKNIDYLLSINKKLHLIIIEDHPALIFRANTCIRDFTLLAQSKYLKTLFRKHKCLILNFKDAEANSKKLLTFINNYNKKGMNISFIPMQQYYKTPEARGIILFIDDHLSVNGEKYIQQHTKAFDFKIGK, from the coding sequence ATGCATGAATCAAAAGATTATCACCATATTCAAATACTAAGAGCTTTAGCAGTTTTTGTTGTAATTATTTTCCACTTAAATAAGGATTTACTTCCCAATGGTTACTTAGGCGTAGATATATTCTTTGTTATCTCTGGCTTTGTCATTACCAACTCTATTATAAATTCTTATAATAAAGGAACTTTTACCTTTCTCTCTTTTTATACTAATAGGGTTAAAAGGCTATTCCCAGCTCTTTTTGTTATGATTGTTATAACTTGTATTTTTGCCTTTTCCATGTTTACATCTGTTGAATACCATTATTTACAAGAAACCCATTTTAGGTATGTGCCTTTGCAAATCAGTAATTTTGCTTTTGCTTTTTATACAAAATCTTATTGGGATACTGGTGATAAAAGTATATATTTACATACTTGGTCTTTAGGGGTAGAAGAACAAATTTATTTAGTTTTCCCCTTTATCTTACTTGGAGCATACCTAATATATAAAAAAGAAGCTAAAATGATGAACTTCTTCCTTATATTGTTAAGCCTTATTTCTATTTATTTTTTTATCACTCTTAATCAACAGCTAGCATTTTATATGCCTTATACTAGAGCTTGGGAGTTTCTAGCTGGTACTATTGTATTTTTTATTTTTCAGCTAATCAAAAACAAACCGCAACATAGTACTTCACTCTTGATATTATTCTCTATTTTATTAATTATATTTTTGTATTATGGTTTCAATTTTGATAAACATATATTATCCCAATCTCCACATCTTAGCAGGCTTAACTCTCATCTAAATAAAATTAACTTTCATCAATTTCTATTATGTTTTTTTGCTGTGTTATTATCTGGTTTAGTTATTTTATATGGTCTTTACAAACCAATAAAGATAAACTATTTCACTAACTTTTTTATTCACTTAGGTGATTTATCTTACTCCCTTTACTTATGGCATTTCCCAATTATTATTTTTTATAAAAAACTGTATCTTACTATTACTGGTAATAATATTAATTGCATTGATTATGTAATTATTCTTATTATAACTTATGTTTTTGCTTGCTTATCTTATTATCTAATAGAAAATCCTTTTCGGAGAGTCAAAAGTAATACTATGCTTCAACAAGTTACCATATTACTAATTTCAATTATTACAATGGTTACTTTAGCAACTTTTATGCATATTTCTAGTAAATTTATTCGTCCTTATTATGATGCTAAAATGGAAGGAGTTATTTTGCAAAATGCTTATAATTCTATAAGTAATAAAAAGGCTAGACTTAAGAAGCATGATTTTGGTTTTAAACGTTCAGTACTTTACATAGGAGATTCACATGGAGTAGAAAAGAATGAAACCATGTTAAAATGGGCTAAGAAAAATCATGTAAACATTTATGTAGCCACATCAGCAGCAGTTTGTTATTATTTCGCTTTTACTAACCCCATAGTAAATGATGAATGTTTTAATACTAAACAATTCATACATAAAACTTTATTAACAGATAGTACTATCAATACAATTATACTAAGCTATCAGGGAGAAGATGAACGAGTACAAAAAAATATTGATTATTTATTATCTATTAATAAGAAACTACATCTTATAATTATAGAAGATCATCCAGCATTAATATTTCGAGCTAATACTTGTATTAGAGATTTTACTCTTCTTGCACAGAGCAAATACTTAAAAACTCTTTTTAGGAAACATAAATGCTTAATTCTAAATTTTAAAGATGCAGAGGCAAATAGCAAGAAATTACTTACATTTATTAATAATTACAATAAAAAAGGTATGAACATTTCATTTATTCCCATGCAACAATATTATAAAACTCCAGAAGCTAGAGGTATAATATTATTTATAGACGACCATTTAAGTGTCAATGGTGAAAAATATATACAACAACACACTAAAGCATTTGACTTTAAAATTGGTAAATAG
- a CDS encoding insulinase family protein: protein MLSPKIIQEKNGLTIVLDYLPYINSAILGLWTKTGSRLENLNNNGICHFLEHMVFKGTKNRDSLAISEEIESKGGYMNAYTSKEKTAWYAKVLSSEVSLATDIIFDIIKNPTFPKEELIKEKGVILEEIKMYLDSPQDLAYNLYEKLVYNNHPLAYPVIGNAKNITGFTSDTFFKHIENFYNPKNMVFVISGNFNEEAILSMVRSHNDNWASHDITLDYGKPAFHAQKEVLVKPEIEQTNVFYGLPAVSYTNENYTKLLVTNNILGSGMSSRFFVEIREKRGLAYSVDSFLNSYEDTGTFVVQVGCATEKTLDVINLIKEEITKTLNTVADKEILKAKNQLKSSIIMSLESPYSRCNRMAADILTYRKIKDLNQFITDIENVSKDDVKQELQKLSTAEEAIAVVSNKELNI from the coding sequence ATGCTATCACCTAAAATTATTCAAGAAAAAAATGGTTTAACAATTGTTCTAGACTATCTTCCCTATATTAATTCTGCTATTTTAGGATTATGGACAAAAACAGGCTCTCGCCTTGAAAACCTAAATAATAATGGAATTTGCCATTTTTTAGAACATATGGTTTTTAAAGGCACAAAAAACCGAGATTCCTTAGCTATATCTGAAGAAATAGAAAGTAAAGGTGGTTATATGAATGCCTATACATCTAAAGAAAAAACTGCTTGGTATGCTAAAGTACTAAGTAGCGAGGTAAGCTTAGCTACAGATATTATCTTTGATATTATAAAAAACCCAACATTTCCTAAAGAAGAATTAATAAAAGAAAAAGGGGTTATTTTAGAAGAAATTAAAATGTACTTAGATAGCCCCCAAGATTTAGCTTATAATTTATATGAAAAATTAGTTTATAATAACCACCCTTTAGCTTACCCTGTAATTGGTAATGCTAAAAATATTACAGGCTTTACCTCCGATACTTTCTTTAAGCATATAGAAAATTTTTACAATCCTAAAAATATGGTTTTTGTAATTTCTGGTAACTTTAATGAAGAAGCCATCTTAAGTATGGTAAGAAGCCATAACGATAACTGGGCTAGCCATGATATTACTTTAGACTATGGCAAACCAGCCTTTCATGCCCAAAAAGAAGTTTTAGTTAAGCCTGAAATTGAACAAACTAACGTTTTTTATGGGCTACCAGCTGTTTCTTATACTAATGAAAATTATACCAAGCTATTAGTTACTAATAATATTTTAGGAAGTGGTATGTCTTCTCGTTTTTTTGTAGAAATTCGTGAAAAAAGAGGTTTAGCTTATTCAGTGGATAGTTTCTTAAATTCTTATGAGGATACAGGAACTTTCGTAGTACAAGTAGGCTGTGCCACTGAAAAAACCTTAGATGTTATTAATTTAATTAAAGAAGAAATTACTAAAACTCTAAACACCGTAGCCGATAAAGAAATTCTTAAGGCCAAAAATCAATTAAAAAGTTCTATTATTATGTCTTTAGAAAGTCCTTATTCCCGTTGCAATCGTATGGCAGCTGATATACTTACTTATAGAAAGATTAAAGATCTTAACCAGTTTATTACTGATATTGAAAACGTTAGCAAAGATGATGTTAAACAAGAACTCCAAAAACTATCCACCGCCGAAGAAGCCATTGCCGTAGTTAGTAATAAAGAGTTAAATATTTAA